One genomic region from Papio anubis isolate 15944 unplaced genomic scaffold, Panubis1.0 scaffold498, whole genome shotgun sequence encodes:
- the FUT2 gene encoding galactoside 2-alpha-L-fucosyltransferase 2 encodes MLVTQMPFSFSMAHFILFVFTVSTIFHIQQRLAKFQAMWELSVQIPGPASTSKALQPSQLRGIWTINAIGRLGNQMGEYATLYALAKMNGRPAFIPAQMHSTLAPIFKITLPVLHSTTASRIPWQNYHLNDWMEEKYRHIPGEYVRLTGYPCSWTFYHHLRHEILQEFTLHDHVREEAQKFLRGLQVNGSRPGTFVGVHVRRGDYVHVMPRVWKGVVADRRYLQQALDMFRARYSSPIFVVTSNGMAWCRENIDTSHGDVVFAGDGIEGSPAKDFALLTQCNHTIMTIGTFGIWAAYLAGGDTIYLANYTLPNSPFLKIFKPEAAFLPEWTGIAADLSPLLKH; translated from the coding sequence ATGCTGGTCACTCAGAtgcctttctccttttccatgGCCCACTTCATCCTCTTTGTCTTTACGGTTTCCACTATATTTCACATTCAGCAGCGGCTAGCGAAGTTTCAAGCCATGTGGGAGTTATCGGTGCAGATACCAGGGCCGGCCTCAACATCAAAGGCACTGCAACCCAGCCAGCTCAGGGGGATATGGACGATCAATGCTATAGGCCGCCTGGGGAACCAGATGGGTGAGTACGCCACGCTGTACGCCCTGGCCAAGATGAACGGGCGGCCCGCCTTCATCCCCGCCCAGATGCACAGCACCCTGGCCCCCATCTTCAAAATCACCCTGCCGGTGTTGCACAGCACCACGGCCAGCAGGATCCCCTGGCAGAACTACCACCTGAACGACTGGATGGAGGAGAAGTACCGCCACATCCCAGGGGAGTATGTCCGCCTCACGGGCTACCCCTGCTCCTGGACCTTCTACCACCACCTCCGCCACGAGATCCTCCAGGAGTTCACCCTGCACGACCACGTGCGCGAGGAGGCCCAGAAGTTCCTGCGGGGCCTGCAGGTGAACGGGAGCCGGCCGGGCACCTTTGTAGGGGTCCATGTTCGCCGAGGGGACTATGTCCATGTCATGCCAAGAGTGTGGAAGGGGGTGGTGGCCGACCGGCGATACCTACAGCAGGCCCTGGACATGTTCCGAGCTCGCTACAgctcccccatctttgtggtcaCCAGTAATGGCATGGCCTGGTGTCGGGAGAACATTGACACCTCCCACGGTGATGTGGTGTTTGCTGGCGATGGCATTGAGGGCTCACCTGCCAAAGATTTTGCACTACTCACACAGTGTAACCACACCATCATGACTATCGGGACGTTCGGGATCTGGGCCGCCTACCTCGCGGGCGGAGATACCATCTACCTGGCCAATTACACCCTCCCCAACTCCCCTTTCCTCAAAATCTTTAAACCAGAGGCAGCCTTCCTGCCAGAGTGGACGGGGATCGCTGCAGACCTGTCCCCCTTACTCAAGCACTAA